Below is a window of Paraburkholderia kururiensis DNA.
GCATGGCGATATGCGCCCCGCGCGACTCCTATGATGAATGCTTCACGGAACACCTACTCGAACGTTCAAACGTGTTCCATAGAAAACTGTGCCGGGGGCCAAAGTGGGAGCAAGGGGACGGGGTTCATCATGGGAGATGGGGGCTGACGCGTGCGAAGACCGCGGCGCGATCCTCCAGCAGTCGGTGCTGTTTCGCGACATGCCTCATGCGTTGGTGCGGCACGCGGCGACCCACGTGGTGGAGCGTCGCTTGAACGACGGGGAAGCGCTGTTTCTCAAGCACGATCCCGACGACTTCGTGGCGTTCGTCGTATCGGGCCGCGTGTATTCGGTGATGTACGGTCCCGACGGACGCGAGCTCATCATCAACAGCACGGAGCCCGGCGACGTGGTGGGCGAAACCGCGCTGGTCGAGTCGGGCGTGCGCGAATCGGCGGCGTTCGCGTGCGGACATACGCGCATTTTCATTCTGGGCCGGCGCCACTTTCCCGAACTCACGAAAGAGCCGCTCTTCGTGCAGCGTCTGCTCATGCTGTTGCGCTTGAAGCTGCGCGAAGCAGCGGCGTTCGTGGAATCCGTCTGCCTGTATCGGCTCGAATCGCGGCTTGCGCGTTATCTGGTCTCTGTGGTGGACCGCTGCGGGCGCGCCGAATACGGCGGCGTAGTCGTGCCGCTGCCGCCCAGCCAGAGCAGCCTCGCCGCCATGGTGAACGCGAGCCGCCCCAAGCTCAATGCGCAGTTGCAGACGTGGCGCCGCAACGGTCTTGTCACGTGGACGCAGGACAAGCTCTTGATCGTCGACGTCGATCAGTTGCGCTACATGGCTAACGTGGCCGGCGGCTGATGCGCTGCCGCTGATGCGGTGCCGTTGATGTGCTGCCGTTGATGCGGTGCCGTTGATGTGCAACGCGCGCCTTCGAAACGAAAGCGCCGAAGCGGTGTGCCGCTTCGGCGCGCTGTGAGCGAGTGGCGCCGGTGAGGCGCACTCGCGTGCCGGTCGCTCAGATCGCGCTGCCCGGAGGGTTCAGCGCGTTGAGGATCGTGAGGAGGCTCGTGAGGTTGTCGGCGACGCCCGTCTGCGCGACCTTTTCGGTGGCGCCCGCGGCAGCCGTCGTGTCGAGCGTGTAGACCTGCATCACGCCCTGGTTGGCCGCGGCCTGCGACAGCGTGTTCTGCTGCTGCTGCGACGACACCGAGTTCTCGAACAGGATGCCGGTTGAGTGGGCCATCGTCTGGTAGATCGAACCCATCGCCATGGCCGGGGCCTCGGCGACGACTTTCACGTTCGACTGCGTGACGGCGTCGGTGATCTGGTTATTGACGGAAGTGGGAAAGGCCATTGCTGTGCTCCTGAATCATGCGTTTCATGCGTTGAGGATGATGCCATGCGGCTCACGCGTGACGGCGGCGCGCGTTAGCGCTGACGGAACGCGTTGAGCACCGTGAGCAGGCTCGTGAGGTTGTCCGACACGCCCGTCTGCGCGACCTTTTCGGTGGCGCCCGCGGCGGCCGTCGTGTCGAGGCTGTAGATCTGCATCACGCCCTGGTTGGTGGCGGCCTGCGTGAGCGTGTTCTGCTGCTGCTGCGCGGACACGGCGTTCTCGAACAGGATGCCGGTGGAGTGCGCCATCGTTTGATAGATGGAACCCATCGCCATGGCGGGCGCTTCGCCGACCACCTTGACGTTGGACTGCGTGACGGCATCGGTGACCTGGTCGTTCACGGAAGTGGGAAAGGCCATGTTGAGACTCCTTGAGGTTGGTGCACGGCAGGCGCCGCGCTGGTTGCATGAACGTCCACCATGGGACTCTGTGAAGCTCTCAGGCCGCGGGCGGCGTGCCGGGTTGCGCGACGGTGTCGGCGTGGCCGGTGGCGTTGCCCGTGACGTTGCTCGCGGCTGCGCTTTGCGGCGCCGATGCGGGTTGCGTCGAGGCTTGCTGCGTGCCGTCCTGCTGCGTGCCCGCAGACGTTGTGTTCGCGTCGTGCAGTTGCGCGAGCGCGTTCGCGAGTTCGCGCTGCAAGGGGCCGAAGTTCTGCTGGAAGCAGCGCTCCACCTCGCTCTTCACGAGATTCGCGAGACGGTCCGCGATCTGCGGCAGCACGAGCTGCGCGGCGGGCGGCACGCCGCTGCCGGGAAGACTCAGCGCGGAGGGCCGCAGGTCGTTCAGCGAGCGCGCGCTCTCGACGATCTTCAGGATGGCGGCCTCTTCGCGCTCGTGGGCCTGCAACGCCTGCGCGGCCGTGCTCTGAAGTTTCTGCAGGATGTCGCGGATCACGTTTTCGGAGCGCTCGCGTCCTTCGGCGAGCGCCTGCGCGGCTTGAGCGCGGGCGTGATCGGCAGGGTCACTCGAGGTCGTGCCGGCGGGCGGCGGTGTCGTTGCCGGCGTTGTTGCAGGCGATTCGCCGTTCGCCCACGACTGCTGGAAGTTGTCGAGTTCGCGCGCCTCGGCGGGCGTCAGGCTGCGTTTGAGCCAGGCCTCCGCGAGACGGCGCAACGAGGAGGAGACCTGCGATTCGATGTCGCTCATGGGGTGTCCTTGTATCGTTCGTGAATGGTTGAATGCGGCGCGACGCGGCTCAGCTCGTCTTGCGGTTCGCCAGTGTCTGGCTGTACTTCGCGATGCTCTGATCGATCTTGTCGATGGCGAAGCTCGCGGCATCGGCTTCGATCACGCCGGCCGCTGCGGCGACGGCGGCCGCGGCGCCCATCAGCAGATCGGTGGCGAGCGCGCCCAGCGCGTCTTCGGCGGCACCGGTCAGATTCTCTTTGGCGATGTCTTCGGTCATCTTCTTGAGCAGCACGGCCTGGCTCGCGAGCGCGAGCTTGCTTACGCCGTCGAAGTAATTCGCCGCCGACTGCGCAACAAGCCCCGATGCCTGGCTGATCATCATGTCGGGCGCAGTCGCGATCTGCGATGCCGCATAGCTCGCGGTCTCCGCATTCGTGAGCTGGACCGCCTGCACGATCTGGCTGTTGAGCGCGTCGGTGGGCGGCGTGGCCGCTTGCATCTGCGCGGCGAGCAGCGTGTTCATGCGCGACAGCGGGGTGGGTTGTTGGGGCATGGGCGGTGGCGCTGGAGTTGGAGTTGGTGTTGGTGTTGGTGTTGGTGTTGGTGTTGGTGTTGGCGTAGGCGTAGGCGTAGGCGTAGGCGTAGGCGCGGCCCCGCTGCCCGACGCAGGCGCGTTGTCTTGAGCCTTCGGAGCAGCCGTGGCGTCCTGTGTCGTGCTCGGGTCGGTGCCCGCGCCCGTGCCCGCCGTCGTGCCTGCACCTGCGCTCGCCCCCGGCGCCGCCCCGCTGCCCTGTGTCGCAGCCGCCGGCCGCGCGCCCTTCGTAAACAGATCCCAGATAGCCATGAGAGGGTGCTCCAGTGTGGACCTCGATTGCTCGCGTCACGCGTGCCGGCTGCGCTATTCGCCGATCGCCATGATCAGCGCCACGGCCTTCGACACCACGGCGGTCGATATCTGGTTCAGCGACTGCTGGCTCTGCACCGCGTTCTGCAGCGACAAACCCGCGGAGTGGCTCGCGACCTGGTAGAGCGAGGCGATGGCCTGCGCCGGCGCCTCGGCCACCACCTTGACGTTGGTTTGCGTGACGGCGTCGGTGATCTGGGCATTGACTGCGGTGGAATCCGCCATGGAGTTTCTCCTTGAGGTCGTGGGTCGGTTGGATCGCGAGGCGCGGCTCGGGTAACGGCAGTAAGAACGCGTCAGCCGCGCATTCGTGAATGCGGGCGTGGACGCGTGTCGCGCTTTTCAACGGCCGCGCGCAGCTTGCGGCGCAATAGCTCGACACGTTTGCGCGCGAGCGCTTCGTTGATGTTCAGTTCGTCCGCAATCGCGGCATAGGAAAGCTCGTGCTCGAACTTGAGCGAGAAGAGCTGGCGCTGCGCGGGCGTGAGCCGTTCGATGGCCTCGGCAATCAGCGCGAGTCCTTCGCCAAGCTCCACGATGTGCGCGGGCGAAATGGCCGTGGCAGCGGCGGCGCCCAGGTAGTCGGCATCGGATTCGTCGCAGTAGTAGAGCACGCGGCCCTCGCGACTCGCGTGGCGCACGCTGTCGAGGAACACGTGATTGAGCACGGTAAAGAGGAACCCTTCGGGATTGCGGATGCGATCGGGCATGCGTCGCATGTAGACGAGGGCCTTGAGCGCGGTGTTCGCGACGAGGTCGTCGGCGGCCACGCGATCGCCCTTCGCGAGGCTGCGCGCGCGTTGTTCGAGGTGGCCATGAACCGAACGCCACGCGCGTTCGAAGGCCGCATTCGCCGTGCATGACGCATCGGCATGCGGGCGAAACGTGCCCGCGGGTAACACGTTGGTCTCGGGTCTCATCGCAATCTCGCGTGATGGGGTGCACGTGAGATTGGCGATGCGTAGAGGCCGTCGCTGTTACCTGGGTGACAACACACGCGCCGCGCATTCGATTCGACGCAACTTCATGCCCACTGCATCTGAACGTGTGCAGCGCTCATGCGCTTTGGTTGAATCGCGTGCTACGCGCGGCTTTTGCGGACCTGCATTGCGCGTGCATAAGAGGCCACCATGGCGGCGAGTTCCTGGGCCGCGGGCGTGAGCGGCGCGTCGGCACGTTGCAGCAGGCATATGTCCGTGCGCTTCACGCGCTCCCGGATGGGAATGGTGGCGAGCAGGCGCGAGAACGAGCGGTGCCGCGTCACCACGGACGGCTCCAGCGAGAGGCAATCGGTTTCGATGATCAGGTGCAGTGCGTCGAACAGCGCTTCGGTGGTCACGAAAATGTTGGGCGGCGGCAAGCGATGTTCGGCGAACAGATCGACGAGGCGGTTGGCGGACGCCGTGCCGGGCGGCGTGCCCGGCTGATGCGGGGCGCGTGTCGCAATCCACTCGCAGCCCGCGAGCTGGCGCAGCGACGTGGCGGCAGCCAGCGGGTGCCCGCGCCGGCACACCACGACCGGGTCCGAGGCATACAGCTTCGTCACCGTCAGCCCGGTAACGTCGGTTTGTTTCGACACGGGCGCCACGGCGAAGTCGAGCGTGCCGTCGCGAATCCACGAGATCATCATGCGCGACGTGCCGCTCATGAGATGCACGGCCACGCGCTCGTAGCGCGCACGAAACTCGCTGAGCACGGGCGCGAGCGTATCGACGAGCGGCTCGGTCGTCATACCGAGCGAGACCGTGCCTTCGAATGTGCCGCGCAATTGCGCCATCTCCTGCTCGGTGCGCTCGCACTCGGCGAGGATCGCGCCGGCGCGCGCCAGCAGCCGCTGCCCGAACGCCGTGAGCGCAATGCCGCGATTCGTGCGCGTGAAGAGCGTGGCGCCTAGCGTGGTCTCCAGGTTTTGCAGCTGTTGCGTGACGCCGCTCTGTGCGGTGCCGAGCGCGCGTGCCGCCGCGCGCAGACTGCCGTGCTCCACGACAGCGGTGAAGATGCGCAATTGCGCGAGCGTGAGCGCCATGGTTTCGACCGATCGGAAAAGGCGATCATGATAGCGGGATCAGCACTCGTGCAGACAACCGGCCGAACGTACCATGCCGTTTCGGCGCGGCGGCTCTTGCTCAGGTCCCGACGAAGGCTCTGCACGCGAAGCTTCCTGCGCTTTCCCCGGCTCATCACGATCATCACGCCCATCATGCACACGCGCGTCACGCCCTTGCTCTCGCCTGCCATCGGCACGCGGCGCGAGCTTGTCAGTTTCCATTTCGGTTCTTCTTCGTCCTCCTCGTCGTCAAGCGACGGTGCCAGGGTCTATATCCAGTGCTCGCTTCATGCCGACGAAACGCCGGCCATGCTCACCGGCGTGATGCTGAGACGCCGCCTTACCGCGCTCGAGGCGCAAGGCGCGCTGGCCGCGCAGATCGTGCTCGTGCCCGTGGCGAATCCCGTGGGTCTTGCGCAGAACGTGTTGGGGCAATTCGTCGGTCGCTTCGAATTGCTGAGCGGCAAGAACTTCAACCGGCATTTCCTCGATCTCGCCGCGCTCACGGCGGGTGTCGAAGAAACCTTGACGGGCGACGCCGCACGCAACGTGCAGATCGTGCGCGAAGCCGTGCGAGCCGCGCTTGCCGCGCAGACGCCGCAGACAGAGTTCGAATCGCTGCAACTGGAACTGCTGAGGCTTTCGTTCGACGCCGATGTGGTGATCGACCTGCATTGCTCGCTGGAAGCCACCATGCACCTGTACACGAGCGACGCAGGGTGGGAGACGTTCGAACCGCTCGCGCGCTACCTGGGTGCGCGGGCGTCGTTGCTCGCCACGGATTCAGGCGGCATCGCGTTCGACGAAGCACATAGCCTCTTCTGGTGGCGCTTGCAGCAGCGTGCGCCGGAAGGCCGGCCCGTGCGGGCGGGCACGGTGGCAACGACGGTGGAGTGCCGCGGTCAACGCGACGTAACGTGGGAGACGGCGCAACAGGACGCCGACGCGATCGTCGACTTTCTCAAGCTGCGTGGTGCGATTCGCGGCGAGCCGAGGCCGCTGCCGGCGCTTCTCGCAGAGGCCACGCCGCTTGCGGGCAGCGAGCCTTTCTATGCGCCGGTGAGCGGCATCCTCGTGCATCGCGTGGAGCCGGGCGCCGCGGTGCGCGCGGGTGACGCGCTCTTCGACATCGTCGACCCGATCACCGACGAGACGGTCACGCTCACGAGCCGCACCGACGGCATTCTCTACATGCGGCGCGCCGTGCGTTTCGTGACGGCCGGTGCGCCGCTGGGCCGCGTGAGCGGCGTGCGGCCCATTCGCAGCGGGGTGCTGCTGAGCGCGTGAGCGCCTCCGTCGCGCGCTGAACGTGAGCACGGGTTGCCCACGTCGTTCATCAAAGCGCGAGCCCGGCCGCGACGCCCGTTGCAATGCCCGCTATGGCCACGGCGATCGTCACGCCTTGCAGCCAGTTGCGCCGCGTGAGCAGCGTGATGGCGGCGAGCGCAATCGAGATCTGGATCAGCGTGGTGGCTTGCGCCCAGCGGTGGTGCCGGTGCAGCTGCGTTTCGGCTGCCGCGTCGTTTCGTTCCACTTCCTTTTCGAGCGCTTCCGCCTGCGTGCGGATGGGCTCCTTCTGGTCGCGATACTTCTTCACGTCGGCTTCGAACTTCGCACGCGCGGGTGAATCGGCGGGCGCGAGCGCTGCGCCCAGTTCCGCGAGGTTCTGCTTCTCGCCCTTCGCCTGGTAGTAGGCCCACTGATTGGCCGCTTCGGTCTTGCGGATGGCGGCCTCGTTCTTGTAGTAGAGCGCGAGGTTTTCGGTCGTGCCGCTCTGGTAGGAGAGGATCGCGCCCACCGTGGCGAGCACGGCGGTCATCACCGCAATGCGGCCCGGCAGCGGGTCGGCGGACGGCCCGCTGCCATGGGCGCTGTGGCCGCTGTGTCCATGTGCCGCGTGCTCGACGGCGTGATCGTGGGGTCCGTGAACTTCGTATTCTTCAGGCATGGCGTGAGGCTTTCTGAGGGGACGTAAGGAAGGCGTTAGGGTAAAACAAAGCGGGGCCGCGTAGTCACGCGGGAAAACCATGGCGCGCGTATCGTGTCTTGTCGCAGCCCGCTCGTCATGGCCGCCGGGTTGTGGTCACAAGGTTGTGGCGCGACAGTCGGCCATAGGCGTTACGACGCGCCCGTGCCGCGCCGCTCGATGCGTTCCGTGACCCAGCACACCGCGAGCGCGCAGACCGTGCCGAGCGTGACTTCCGCGAAGCGCACGAGCGCGATGTTCCATGCCGGACCGATGGCGGGTACGAGCAGCACGATGGTGGTCGTAATCGCGGCCAGGCGCGCGGCGCTTCCCATGTTGAAGCACCAGCAGCCCGCAATGACGATGGCCACGCTCGCCATGTAGATCGCGAAATGGAGCGAGGCGTGCGTGGCGCCCGGCCCGCCGCCCAGCATCGCGCCCGCGAACCCCACGAGACCGCCCGCTATCGCCCCGATGAACTGGTCGCGCGAGAGATGCATCGTGTCGCTGTAGCTGTTTTGCGTGACGGCGATGGCCGTGATCGCCGCCCAGAACGCCTGCTCGGTATGCAGCGCGAGGCCGATGCCGTAGGCGAGGCTCGCGCTCGCCACGGCCTGCAACGCCATCAGCAGCCCTTGCGCGAGGCGCCCCTTGAACGGTAGCCCTTTGATGAGATCGAACATCGACTGTTGCAGGGCGTCGAGTGCATCGATACGGTTTTCTTCGCGTGTTTTCATCGGTGGAGGGGAAGGCGTTTTCATACGCACCGTGTCCGCAAGTATTGGGCCGCGTGTTCGAGGTCGTGTTCGATGGCGCGCCGCACGCCGGCCGCATCGCGTTGCTTCAGCTGCTGCATGAGTGCTTCGTGGGCGTGGTTGAGCGTCAGTGCGAACGCGGCGTCGCC
It encodes the following:
- a CDS encoding Crp/Fnr family transcriptional regulator is translated as MGADACEDRGAILQQSVLFRDMPHALVRHAATHVVERRLNDGEALFLKHDPDDFVAFVVSGRVYSVMYGPDGRELIINSTEPGDVVGETALVESGVRESAAFACGHTRIFILGRRHFPELTKEPLFVQRLLMLLRLKLREAAAFVESVCLYRLESRLARYLVSVVDRCGRAEYGGVVVPLPPSQSSLAAMVNASRPKLNAQLQTWRRNGLVTWTQDKLLIVDVDQLRYMANVAGG
- a CDS encoding RebB family R body protein; its protein translation is MAFPTSVNNQITDAVTQSNVKVVAEAPAMAMGSIYQTMAHSTGILFENSVSSQQQQNTLSQAAANQGVMQVYTLDTTAAAGATEKVAQTGVADNLTSLLTILNALNPPGSAI
- a CDS encoding RebB family R body protein, which translates into the protein MAFPTSVNDQVTDAVTQSNVKVVGEAPAMAMGSIYQTMAHSTGILFENAVSAQQQQNTLTQAATNQGVMQIYSLDTTAAAGATEKVAQTGVSDNLTSLLTVLNAFRQR
- a CDS encoding RebB family R body protein — encoded protein: MADSTAVNAQITDAVTQTNVKVVAEAPAQAIASLYQVASHSAGLSLQNAVQSQQSLNQISTAVVSKAVALIMAIGE
- a CDS encoding RNA polymerase sigma factor; the encoded protein is MRPETNVLPAGTFRPHADASCTANAAFERAWRSVHGHLEQRARSLAKGDRVAADDLVANTALKALVYMRRMPDRIRNPEGFLFTVLNHVFLDSVRHASREGRVLYYCDESDADYLGAAAATAISPAHIVELGEGLALIAEAIERLTPAQRQLFSLKFEHELSYAAIADELNINEALARKRVELLRRKLRAAVEKRDTRPRPHSRMRG
- a CDS encoding LysR family transcriptional regulator, translating into MALTLAQLRIFTAVVEHGSLRAAARALGTAQSGVTQQLQNLETTLGATLFTRTNRGIALTAFGQRLLARAGAILAECERTEQEMAQLRGTFEGTVSLGMTTEPLVDTLAPVLSEFRARYERVAVHLMSGTSRMMISWIRDGTLDFAVAPVSKQTDVTGLTVTKLYASDPVVVCRRGHPLAAATSLRQLAGCEWIATRAPHQPGTPPGTASANRLVDLFAEHRLPPPNIFVTTEALFDALHLIIETDCLSLEPSVVTRHRSFSRLLATIPIRERVKRTDICLLQRADAPLTPAAQELAAMVASYARAMQVRKSRA
- a CDS encoding succinylglutamate desuccinylase/aspartoacylase family protein, whose protein sequence is MHTRVTPLLSPAIGTRRELVSFHFGSSSSSSSSSDGARVYIQCSLHADETPAMLTGVMLRRRLTALEAQGALAAQIVLVPVANPVGLAQNVLGQFVGRFELLSGKNFNRHFLDLAALTAGVEETLTGDAARNVQIVREAVRAALAAQTPQTEFESLQLELLRLSFDADVVIDLHCSLEATMHLYTSDAGWETFEPLARYLGARASLLATDSGGIAFDEAHSLFWWRLQQRAPEGRPVRAGTVATTVECRGQRDVTWETAQQDADAIVDFLKLRGAIRGEPRPLPALLAEATPLAGSEPFYAPVSGILVHRVEPGAAVRAGDALFDIVDPITDETVTLTSRTDGILYMRRAVRFVTAGAPLGRVSGVRPIRSGVLLSA
- a CDS encoding DUF4337 domain-containing protein yields the protein MPEEYEVHGPHDHAVEHAAHGHSGHSAHGSGPSADPLPGRIAVMTAVLATVGAILSYQSGTTENLALYYKNEAAIRKTEAANQWAYYQAKGEKQNLAELGAALAPADSPARAKFEADVKKYRDQKEPIRTQAEALEKEVERNDAAAETQLHRHHRWAQATTLIQISIALAAITLLTRRNWLQGVTIAVAIAGIATGVAAGLAL
- a CDS encoding FUSC family protein, whose translation is MKTREENRIDALDALQQSMFDLIKGLPFKGRLAQGLLMALQAVASASLAYGIGLALHTEQAFWAAITAIAVTQNSYSDTMHLSRDQFIGAIAGGLVGFAGAMLGGGPGATHASLHFAIYMASVAIVIAGCWCFNMGSAARLAAITTTIVLLVPAIGPAWNIALVRFAEVTLGTVCALAVCWVTERIERRGTGAS